Below is a genomic region from Anoplopoma fimbria isolate UVic2021 breed Golden Eagle Sablefish chromosome 20, Afim_UVic_2022, whole genome shotgun sequence.
TTGCATCCCGTAATAATTCTAGAGTATGAGCCTTATTCAGGTGCAATAGCTCAGACAAACATTGATGGAGAGGGAGCTCTACCCAGCATGCCTTTCGGTGTAATGATTATGGGAGTCCTCTCTcaacatactacagtatgtacACAATGCACTACCAATAGATATATCTCATAGATCTCAAAAGTTCACACTCAACACTGCCCTTCTTGGGTCCTCAGCAATACCCTCGCAAAGTGTTGATTGGATGAAtggttgtaaaaataaaaaaaaaaggacaggcATACAGGCATACAggcatacatgcatacatacatacatgcatacacatacatacatacatgcattcATGTAAATTAACACGTTTCCATTTTAAGTTAGATggaagatttgtttttttctagtaCAAAATTTAGAGCACTTGATTTGTATGTATCTGGTACATAAGGATGCTGCTACAAAATTCACTTTATTCTTCAAATTGTACTTCCttcaaaagagaaataaatatgcTGTACCAAATAAAACATGGAGCCATTAGTCATAGCTCAAGTATGATTCTATTATTCCGGTTTGGAAAAGATGAGGCCAATGGACCATTAGGAAAAGGCCCGGCAGCAGGTTTTCTCCTGCGTTCTGCCTTCACATCCATTTTCACACACAACCTCCACTCTGGACTAACAAGCTGAAGGTTCTGCTGATAGCACATTCTCCTACAGATATCTGTTGTCATGCCAAGGCATATACttacatacaaaaacatacagacatGCACTCCCCGTGTACACACTTGTCCTCAAACACAGGCAATCTCTCAACCAAGCCAAGCCACTTCCCACTTCTGAACGCCCACTTCTGAACGCCCACACTGTGCgacatgaaataaacattaaataatactGTTCCTTCGCTGTCATTGTTCTTTGAAAATGAATCGAAGCAACTGCAGGCCAATGTTAATGCTTTGTTATAGCCAGAGGCAGGCACATGAAACGAGTTGCATGAGGCACTGAGCTGACAGTAGCCACTGGCACagtaggaacacacacacatccaggcatgcatgcacactctGCCTACTGAGCAGACAACAGATGAAATTCTAGCTGAAGACAGCTTCCCTGCAGGAGTATTGGCTTTGGAGAATGGAAGCTGATTGCGTTTGTTCTGTCTCCTTTCCTTGTCATCGATTCAGGGATAAACATGTCTGAATGCAGCGCTTTATCAGCATTCACTGCTGATTACAGAAATTGCTCATTACAAGAGAATTATGCtcccttttaaataaaagagcaaTCAGCCCATTAGCATGGCCCCTAACATGATACCTAAGTATACACCCATCCTCATTCTAAGGCCCttgtggatttgaaatgaatcaaCTCTGACTCATCCATAGTTGCCTCAGCCTGAGCACTCCTTAACACATCTAAAGGAATATTGATCGAGGCTTTGACAGATGGATTGAGCTTCACAGCACATAGCTAGACTGGCATGTTGGAGAGTAATATCGCTTCAAGCTGTTGGGGACATGACATCATCTTTAAAGACAAAAGTATCCACTTTAAAGGGTGAAACGGAAATATCTCTGCACTGTTTGCTCAGTGAAAATGGTTCTGTGTGCAACATTTTGTTTGGCTCTAAATATAGCTACAGGTTTCCCTGCAGTGGGATCCGTTTTAAGAGAGAACAATAACCTGGCAGAGTGCAAATgcaagaggaaggaggaaggaggaagaaatgCATCTTCATACATCCCATCTTTTATAGACTCTCTCAGTCATTGCCATGGACAGCTACAGTACAACGACTCTGATCTTTTCTTCCACCTCTTTCTGTCCGCAGTCGTTCATTATGTATGCCTCTCTGCCTGAACATGATTAATATATCCCATAGAATGAGTTTGGCATCAAAGCCACTCAAAGCTCCTTACCACACACTAACAAACGCACACGTGATCTCGCACACATCTACAATGCACAAGCACATATATCGAATGTTTAAGGGATACAAACCCACAAGTGCTGTTCCGTTGGCACATACTTAAGACTTGCTGTCTTCAGTGAGCCGACAGTGGGATGTTAAGCATCGAGCGATAATGTAAAAAGACACCCGATTGTGTAAGACTCAGCAGAGATTAACCTGACGACTGTCAACTCCAGCATAAGATCTGGATGTGAAAGAGAGTGAGTGTATAAATAAATCTGATGTCTGAGGGGCTAATctgatgtgtgcatgtgtgcgtgtgtttgtgcaatACAAACTGTACGGATGGATAATAGCGTAACATAATCTAAAAGTGAGAGTGGTGTAATCCTGTTGCAACTTATACTACAGGATAaattcacaaatatataaaataaacaacaaatccTGAATTTATAAGCCATGGGTGGGTTGCACATTGAGGTATAGCTAAAATATACTGGGAAGCAAGAGAGAATAAGACGGGAGATAAGAGGGATAGTGGTGCACGATACTGCAGCTATTCCCAAACTCCTTAGTCCCTCCTTAGCCTTCAgacatacaaatataaacacaccaacatgcacacacacacacacacacacacacacacacacacacacacacacacacacacacacacacacacacacacacacacacacacacctgccaaGCATGGATAAAGGAGGGATTAAAGTGTGTCAGAAAAGGAAACTGGAGAGAGAGGCATGAATCATTGTTTCCCTGAGAGGACTGGCACACCTATGGCTATATACACATAgtttcacacaaatgcacacatgtgaactcacacaaaacacacacaaaattgagctaattgttatttttaatgcactATGACGCACTAAGACGCACCAGTTTGCTCAAAATTAAATCACTCACTACTCACTACTGTGGTGTGCCAGTTATGTTATGTTTCTTGCatttgtgcatgcacacacacacatacacacacacagaacatggtCTGGCATTTTTCCAGCTGAAATCTCTTTACAATGTCTCAGGTGGTTATTTTGTCAATTTGTAATTTCAGCATCAGCAAATGCAGCCTCTGCTACACTCCAGCTAAAGAGCAGATCATTCATTGGATCAGATTGTCGCTCAAACGAAGCTGTCAAGACTGACGGAGGGctgaacattttcagaaatttCCTTGGCTAATTCATCATCGTCATTAAATCACTCATGCCACTCATCTCGACTGCGTCTGTAATCTGCTATTCACCAATTGGGTTGTGTTTGCTTTCAAGCTGTGTGTTGGGAAAAAAGACGCTTTCTTCCAGGCTGAATGGAGTTAATTGGACATGAGCTTAGAAGGAGAACATCTGCAAACGCTGCTGACTGTTGTGTAGGTTTGAAAGACAGCTGCCTCAGAGAGCTTCCTAAAACtaatctctcactctctcttctctttgtccCACTCTTGTCGCTTCTCGCTACCCTGGGCCCTCCACATGCTTTttctgtccctccctctgtaCCCCTTAATTTTCACTTCCTGCAGAGGCTAAAGGAACTCAAGCACAGGGAGTTTGCTCGCAACGTGGCCTCAAAATCATGGAAGGACCAGCGCAAACAGGAGAAGGCTCTCAGGCGTCTGCACCAGCTCGCACAGCTGCAACAGGAAACCCAGCGGTGAGTGGGAGGagagtgcatttgtgtgtgtctgtggcaATGTGCTAGTGTTATAAGACCAGGGGCAGGACTCCAGAGGGTTAGAGTGTGTCACATCCAGTCAACGTTTCCTTCATTTGATGGATGTATCCACAGATGTTAGAGCACCCAGTTGTCCTAGACAGGCCACAGGTGAAGTAAATATAACGTGAAGACACGTTCTCGTCGATACTCTGAGAGTAGATGATTTGTAGGAGAAGGAGATGTGAGTAGaagaaagttgttgtttttaagaagGAGATAAAATGAGTTTAACAAATTGAAAGATGAAAGTTTGCCTCTGGGTTTGCATACCTACAGCAATCAAAACAAcggataaaaaaacaatacatcacGTTATAATCATCTTGATTGCGCCTATTCCCTGtgcaattaaatgtgttttcctatAATCAGGCAATGATATGTGAACAGCATAGCTATGAATACCAATATTAagcctcttcttttttctttatgtctttctttttgttgtttttttacctttcttttctttctcagtaGAATACTCattgtatctatctatctatctatctatctatctatctatctatctatctatctatctatctatctatctatctatctatctatctatctatctatctatctatctatctatctctatctatctatctatctatctatctatctatctatctatctatctatctatctatctatctatctatctatctatctatctatgctACTCAGGCATATACTCAGgcatattttcatgttttaaatctaccaatttaagtttaatttaaagtgaTGTAAAGTTAAATCAATTCAAATCACTCTCTGTTTCAGAGTCCCAGGGAGGACTTCTGGACTAAGAAGTGCTGTCAGGGCTGTGAGACAACAGCAAGATAAAGACAAGGATCAAAAGGACCGCATCCCTGAGAACAAACCTGAACCCTTCAAACACACCTATAGACCCCCTCCTACAAAACCCAGAACAGCACGTCTCAGCCACCAGCCGGAAGATCCATGTCAATTTCCTTCCCAGATGCCACTGGCCACTGCTCTAGCTGAGTCCCCACTTATCACACACCCGATATCAAATAAAGACCCTCCTGCAGTGTACCCCCAGTCCTGCCTGGGCTTGCATCCCCAGCTGCCTCTCCCTGGGCAGGCTAGAGTGGGAGGCAGACTTGGAGTGTCCTTCTGCTTCTCCCGCAGGGGGCCCAGGCTTGAGCCTTCTGCCTCCGTCTTCTCAGacctggaagaggaggagagagagaagagggaacaAATGAAAGAGAGGATAAAGGAGATGATGGAAGACATTGACAGGAAAATTGGGGCAGCAGAGGAGGGGAAACACAGTGAGTGTGAAAAGCATGAGTCAAGATCTGACAGTGTTAGCCTAAATGACACAGGGCCAATCCCCAGAGAGGCTGCCAGAGAAGAGGGTGAGATGGGAAAAGGAGATGCAGTGAACACACACTCTACTATTTCCACAGCAGCACCTGATAATCAGAGCCCCGATTCAATATGCTTGCCATCACAGACCCAGGTGGCCCTCTGGGGCACGGCACTAGCAGGGTCACACATGGACACTGAACACACAGATagcgagacagacagaaagcgagaaacagagggggggatggaggagagtcagtatatgtgtgtgctgGGGAAAGATGGCTCTACCTGTCTGAGATGGCCTGTCAATTTGCTTCTGTACACCAAGTCTAAACCACACATCTCCTACAGCTCCAACCCACTCTGCTCGAACCCACAACAAGCAGAACAACTCACAGAGGATCTGCAGGAGTCACAACAAACTCAGTTGTCTGCTCTCTCAGATGAAGCAGATCTACGTGTGCCAGCTATTCTTACACCAGACGCTCCCTCCTGTTTACAAAGACAGACAAGACAAGAGCTGGAAgcacacagacaggaaaaagCTGAAGAACCTATCGATGTGGAGACAGAAGCACACCTGTTCCTAAAGAACGAAAACCTTTCATCATCAGAAACAAGACCAGAAATAGGAAGATGCCCGCTTAGTATGAATGATTGTGCGAGTGCATCCTCCCATTCATTTGACCCCACTCATAGTGACAGCTCTGACACAAACTCCCAGAATCCACTGGGAGGCAGATTAGGGGGTGCTAGAGGGATCAGGGAGAAAGCCATCATAGCTCTGAGCTGTAAATTAGAGTCTGTCACCCAGCCTGGCACACAGAGGATGTGCACCAGCCCGTccaggtgtgagtgtgagagcgAGACATTGTGCAAGTGTGCCAGCGCTCCACAGCCGTACGTGGGTGTCTCAGAAGTGTCACGCAAAAAGAGGAAAGCCagcacaaagaaacacaagctgggaaagaggaagagggctGAGAAGGGAAAAGCTTCAAACAAGCGCCAATCAGCAAGGTGCAAAGTGAGGAGTGTTGTCTCTACAGTCTCCACTGGCACCGAGAGGAGTGGAGAAGCTGGAGGGACCTGGGGGAAGAAAGGAAGGCAAAGGGAgacgaggatgaggaggaggaaggtgcaGGGAGCTGGGAGCAGCTGTCTCCTGGGAAGATGTAAGGCTGAGCCAGTATCTGTCTCTGTCAGGAAGAGGAGGCCTCACAGGAGCCACAGCACTGAGTCCCAGTCACAGCCAGACAGAGAGCAGGCAGAGCACTGCAGTGCCTACTCCCAGCTCGCCAGACACCCGGCAGACAGACACAACGAGGGGGAGGGAAAGCGAGACGGAGACGCAGCGACTTTTCCCTGGCGGTCTCACTTCTCCTTACACTCCTTCTCACCAGGATGTAACTCAAAGCTGTTTTGGGAAAGGGGTCACCATAGCAACCCCAAGAGTTTCATTGACTGCTGTTACCCTGACAACAGCTGTGGTTGCAGCCCGACGAGAAAGAGAAAACTCCTCCACAGGGACAGGAAATCCATTCATAGTAAGAGGAAGAGTTTGAGGCATCGTGAAGTCtgggaggagacggagaggggCGGGAAAATGGGAGGGCATTCAGGTTGCAGAGACAGGGGCCCGATTTCAGATACAGAACAATGGGAGTGGTTGAGGGGGGCTATCCACGAGGTGGTGAGGAGGGCAGGTCAAGGAGTGGGTGGAGATCGAGAAACGCAGCAGTGGAGTGGGATCGGGTGGCAAAGTTTAGCCCCAGTCCCAGCAGCTGGGGCAGGAGAGGCCGACGTCTGAGCACAGAAGATGTAGACTGGGACAGATTCAGCGTGGACAGATGGACATGGGGCAGCAGTGACAGCTGGGAGGACAGGGGGACACACAGATCCAGGTCAGGCTCCAGGACAGgagcagacagcagagacagccCGGGCTGTGTGTGGAAATGTGCAGGCACCAGGCGCTCAAGCTCGAGACACTTCTCTAGCCCTGAGTGGTGGACAAGTAGGCAGACATACAGCCCCCAGAGTGTGGCCAACACACAGGCCAGCAGAGGCCACAGCCCGCGCTCCTGCAGCCCCTTCAGCAGCACCGGCATGTCCGAGCTAAGCTGGGAGTCGAGCAGGAGCAGTACCTGCTCAGGAGTCACCATTGATGGGTTGACAGTTAGCTCTGGCAGGACGTCCTCTGTAGCTCCAGGGTTCTCATCTGAGGCCCCCCAGGAGGCAAAAAAGCAGAGCAGCCCCATGTCCACTTCATCCGGACTTACCTCTTGCTCCTTCTCTCATTCCTCGCCTCACagaccctattttgctcccacGGTCCCGGGCCTTAACACACATCAGTGTGACACAAGCCCGTCTCAGCTTAAGGAGCCCAATAACCAGCCTGACCTCGTCCATGGACCCTCTGCCCCTGTCGACACAAGCAGGACAGCTACAACTCTCCCAGGACTATCCCCCAGTAAGTCTCTGCCACAGAAACCAGCCAGGATGTTGCTTCTGCCTCTCATAGGGAAACTACCTGCAATCCAGAGAAAGGCCAGAAGGAACAAAGGGTTGCTTGAGAAGAGtcaggagaaggagggagaggaggaagaggagacgaaGAGCAGGGGAACGGATCTTGGAGCGGCCGTCGACAGTAAAAAAAGTCCTCTGGACACGGTTGAGTCAAACTCCAGCAGCACTCCAAATCTCTGCCTGACGCGGATTAGTACCGAAGACAagcagacaggtagagagacagctCTGCCAATCAGCTTTACTGCTGAGGAAATGGACAAATATCGGCTCCTGCAAGAGCAGGCGAGAGAGCACATGCAGAAAGTCCTGGAACAGACGCAAGAGAGCGCGGATTTACACACAGAGACGAACTACACACACACGGCACAGACGGAGAACTGTGGGACTTTAGAGGAGCGATACACTCCTGCACCCTTGCACAACctctcacagacacaaaccCGCTCACTTCACACGGACACGATGCAAACACAGGCACAACACCCCCTCCAGGTCAGTCTCCCACTTCCACGTGTGACCCCACAAGAGACCTTCACTCAACCCATGGCTCTGGGAGTCCCTaacctcccccctctctccagcCTCCATCATATCATTTTACAACACGCAGCCCTCTCCatgccccctcctcctcatcctctcccaCCTCGTCCACCTCTCCTTCCATCCACCCACACCCAGCTCAGCTCCCTCACCCTTTGCCTCCTCTCCACCCGTCCCTCCCTCATCACCTTCACCTATCTCCCTTCTCTATATCCTCCCTGTTTCCCTCCATTCTGCTGTCCCATCatcccttccctctcctcccccagTCCTCCGCTTTCCATGCGACCCCACTCGCTCCACTCTCCCAAGTAGCCTTGCAACCCTTGAACCCTCAGTCTTTCATGGAGAGAGCTTGGCCAGTGAGGTTTCAACAGAAGGCGTTGTGAAGAGTGCCTGCCATGTTTATTAATCTTCCCTGGCAAAACAGACTAGTGAGTTAAAGAGAGGAATTTTTGGgtttggacatttttatttgaaatgggGTTGTGTCAGTGCTTTTACTAGAatcaacccacacacacacacacacacacacacacacacacacacacacacacacacacacacacacacacacacacacacacacacacacacacacacacacacacacacacacacacacacacaggcttacacacaaacagcccAACTATTgactgttttcaaatgaaaatgagtTTCTCCATCTAGCCTCTGCTGTGTTGAAGCAGACATAGTGAAAACAGACTTTGATCCCTTGCTTTTTCCATCATTCCTCATTCAGGCCCAGAATAAAGGGAAGGTGCACCTGCTATTCAAAGACAAGCTGGGCTTGTGTCATCCTCTCCTTTTACTTCTGAACCACAGACAGACCAGCTGCCTTTTGAAGTACCCTTCATGTCAGGGACAGAGGGGCAAGAAAGAGTGGTAATACTATCCCCTTATCTCCACTTCATACAGGTTATCTGAGTTAGGGTGTGACTTtcaacaaacataaataatgttGCAGGGACCGGTGGGCTAGCACAGCCATTTTAACCTTGGTGTATatgctgtatttgtgtgtgtgtgtgtgtctgtgtgcggaTATAAGAGGTACTTctgacacacacgcatacacagtATGAAGGACAGCAACTCATTTCCATATCTGACACATGTTAAGACCTGTTTTGTCTCTATAGTGTAAATATACTGGCATTGAGTAATGAAATTAGAATTATGggatacaataaaaacaaaaggtgaatTTAACCTTGACCAGTGGTACAATTCTTATTCCACAATCAAAGGCTTCAGTGATACAATCACTTTAACATCTTTTCATTCTTATATGTGAaatgaaatccttttttttctccacacagCATTTAACAAATCTGTTGTTGAGACAGCAATGAATGACTCAGATCTGTTACATTAAAACTTGGGTGAAAATAAACAGGctttaatgcttttttcttATTCTGTCTGATTCATGTTGATCGTGCAACATGTTACAACATgttccaaataaaaaatgaataagctACTGTGTGGTTTATCACATCTCAGAGTGAGGCCCAGAACTCCTCAGATACCTTTAAATTACCTTAGAGCTGTGGCTCCAAACCTGTCTTACTTGTCACCAATTAAATTGAAGCAATGTGTACTTAACCCCTTATCACAGATTGTATGTCTAGGAACTGTGGACATGTCAGTTGTAAAAGGAATTTCcctgtctgcttttcttttaatttttaataatttttagATGTCTCAAGAGGTAAAACATTACAGTATTTCACAAAGCAAGCAAAGAACATAGAAgagtcaataaataaacataattttctGTGGCCGAATTTAGAATTTCTCATATCCTAAACTGGTTATAATATtgaaaggttgaaaaaaaatgttctagATTGTCTGAGAGAAAGATAATGATGGCATTTATAGGTGTATCCAGCGCGTGTAGtaatttattgaataaaatgcGCAAACTATGTTCAATAATTCTTTTCACCATTTCCAAATTATAGAACGATCAGTCtgaaaatgttgttattgtgtaAGTCAAAGAGTTAGATTCCGCCCTTTAAAAAGTAcgataaataatttaattgagTTCTATTATGGCCTTTTTTAAtacaagacagaaaaaatattttgtcaataAGTAAATAAGCACAATTCTTTGACCACATTTCGCATCCAGTTTGACCTTTGGTTCACAGCACTGGGGCTGCCCAAAGCCAAGAAATATCTACCAAGTTTAAAGACTCATACTCTGCACAAGACAGTTGTACTTCGATATCATACATGTGgggtaaaaaaaccaaaacctttTTATCATTACCAAAGGCTATGGTGGTTAGTAACTGTTTCTATGCATCCATGCCAGGTGAGTGAAGGATGTATTAAAGCTGCCAAACAGTTGATCACTGCAGCGGCCGGCACTCAGGGAGCAGAACATGGAGGAGTACAGAGCGGCATCCAGATGGTCTATGGACTTGGACTTCCCAGAGTGCTTTGAGAGATTGGATTGATTTGCCCTCTGTGATATCAGTGAACACAGCCCAGCAAACAGCAAGCGGAGACATAAATACAGACtcaaaaacaagacacaaaatgtACACTCCGATTCCTGAGGTGTTGGCTAGAAATATAAGTCAACCCCTGCAGAGATTTGGTAATTAGAGCACcattcctctttctcctccttgtgACCCCTGAGcttgctcgtgtgtgtgtgtgtgtgtgtgtgtgtgtgtgtgtgtgtgtgtgtgtgtgtgtgtgtgtgtgtgtgtgtgtgtgtgtgtgtgtgtgtgtgtgtctacaaaTGAGTGAGTTTgtgagaaacagagacagagaatcCCTATCTCTCTCCACAGGACAGGAGATCAAACAGACTATGTGAAATATAGAGCAGCAATAATTAGCAGCTGTTACAGCATCAAACCTCTCTATCTCTACCTCTCGCTCTctgacacaatcacacacacacacacacacacacacacacacacacacacacacacacacacacacacacacacacacacacacaacctacTGCTCCGTTCTCATCCCGGACTTTAATTTAGAGATACTAAAATGTGCTGCATTTCTCAGTTCTCCAATACTGCTGATTGCGAAGATGATACAAAATCAACCCACTTAATTTTTTTGCTCTATTTTCTCTCCGGTTCATAAGCATTAAAATCACTCACAAGTCTGAAGGGGAAAATGCACGATAAGAGTCAAAACACGGAAAGCTTAAAAGCAATTACAGAACTTGAACGAAAATTACAAAGGATGTTATTTTACAAGCAAATTCACCCATGAATATgagtaaccctaacccaaaatTGGAAGTCACACGTACACACAGGAGGTATACACACAAGGGTCATGTGGAAATTATTAATCACGGTACCAGTGTACTTTCTGTCAGTGACTGATTAAATCATTACCTAAGCCCTGAGATTTGCCCCATGGTGTGttcttgttttgctttttttgtgtacctgcgtgcatgtgtgtatgcgGTTTGAATGTGGTTTGATTTATgatggagaagaaaagaggtTTCCTCAGTCAATGAATTAATGAGGTATAAAAACTAAAGCTGGCACTCAGTCAAATACAGCAGCAGTCACAGAGAGCTCACTGCTCAATTGGCACCACATCTGATTGTTAGATTGTGGGTATAGATTGCATTGAGCAAAAAGTGCCCCTCACTGCAACTGAAGCGATCCATCGACCCAGATTGCAATGCTGTATAAATGAGACACTTCCCATCTCTtgctctctccctttctttctttcttttggtgGTCTCGCCTCTTACCCTTCCCTTTGATTCCACCGGGTCAGTGGGGCTGCGTTCAGCTCCCCCGGCTGTTCTCTGACtgtgaagaagaaaaggcaCCATTACACTTCAGCCTCTCAATTCCCCTCATACACAGTCTGCATATGtttcttttatcattttgaaTGCAGTGCAGCACCCACGTTCAAAGCACAAGGTGCTTTgcagtattatattattattataacacaaGGAAAGCCCTTCCAACACCTTTTCTCTCGAATTGACATTCATTAAAAGTTTTCTTGAGTCGTGGCAGAGtgtgacatacagtaccagGCTGTTCCACTCCAATATACATCTAAATATCAGTTCCTCTTAGGAAGAGAAGTTACAGCAAGGGTAATATTTCAAATCCTCAACTGAGCCAGAAATGACATTCAAAAGTTACAagtgaaaataaagtttaaagggATCAAGCCTCTCAAGATTAGAGTGCACTGAATAGAAATTCTAGTTCCCATCAGTTGAATAGTCGGGTGTCCTCTCAGTTATCACATTTGATCGTTAATGATCCCGCATATATTTTAGGTTGATGCATCATTTTGCTAACTTTTGTGAGCTTCTGAACTTTAAGCTTCCCACTTCAAAGAGTAATCTGTCACCACTGATGCGTCAGGAGACACTGCTGTTACTGCAGGTGCCATATATGGAGAGCTAAGTGGCTTCAGCCTGTTTAGAGCTTTTACATCAAAAAGATATATCACCATGTCTAATTCTGAGCCAGTAAAAGCACCTTTATCCTATAAAAAAccatcatattttttgttatattctaTTCACTTACAGTATGCTTGGCTTCCTTGTTGAGGAGAGACCTGTATGTGTAGGACTTGTATTATCCAGTAACTATGTGAATTCTGCTCTACGATGGATTTAAGGATTAGAGGAAGTAGTGGGCTATGTGATACTCTTAAACTTGGCAGGAGCCC
It encodes:
- the LOC129109204 gene encoding LOW QUALITY PROTEIN: G patch domain-containing protein 8 (The sequence of the model RefSeq protein was modified relative to this genomic sequence to represent the inferred CDS: inserted 2 bases in 2 codons), with the translated sequence MACSACYYLVISSTHLSNGHFRRVKGVFRGPLCPTSDSPERAERALGCSVEDLKALFYCELCHKQYLRHQEFDNHINSYDHAHKQRLKELKHREFARNVASKSWKDQRKQEKALRRLHQLAQLQQETQRVPGRTSGLRSAVRAVRQQQDKDKDQKDRIPENKPEPFKHTYRPPPTKPRTARLSHQPEDPCQFPSQMPLATALAESPLITHPISNKDPPAVYPQSCLGLHPQLPLPGQARVGGRLGVSFCFSRRGPRLEPSASVFSDLEEEEREKREQMKERIKEMMEDIDRKIGAAEEGKHSECEKHESRSDSVSLNDTGPIPREAAREEGEMGKGDAVNTHSTISTAAPDNQSPDSICLPSQTQVALWGTALAGSHMDTEHTDSETDRKRETEGGMEESQYMCVLGKDGSTCLRWPVNLLLYTKSKPHISYSSNPLCSNPQQAEQLTEDLQESQQTQLSALSDEADLRVPAILTPDAPSCLQRQTRQELEAHRQEKAEEPIDVETEAHLFLKNENLSSSETRPEIGRCPLSMNDCASASSHSFDPTHSDSSDTNSQNPLGGRLGGARGIREKAIIALSCKLESVTQPGTQRMCTSPSRCECESETLCKCASAPQPYVGVSEVSRKKRKASTKKHKLGKRKRAEKGKASNKRQSARCKVRSVVSTVSTGTERSGEAGGTWGKKGRQRETRMRRRKVQGAGSSCLLGRCKAEPVSVSVRKRRPHRSHSTESQSQPDREQAEHCSAYSQLARHPADRHNEGEGKRDGDAATFPWRSHFSLHSFSPGCNSKLFWERGHHSNPKSFIDCCYPDNSCGCSPTRKRKLLHRDRKSIHSKRKSLRHREVWEETERGGKMGGHSGCRDRGPISDTEQWEWLRGAXPRGGEEGRSRSGWRSRNAAVEWDRVAKFSPSPSSWGRRGRRLSTEDVDWDRFSVDRWTWGSSDSWEDRGTHRSRSGSRTGADSRDSPGCVWKCAGTRRSSSRHFSSPEWWTSRQTYSPQSVANTQASRGHSPRSCSPFSSTGMSELSWESSRSSTCSGVTIDGLTVSSGRTSSVAPGFSSEAPQEAKKQSSPMSTSSGLTSCSFSHSSPHRPYFAPTVPGLNTHQCDTSPSQLKEPNNQPDLVHGPSAPVDTSRTATTLPGLSPSKSLPQKPARMLLLPLIGKLPAIQRKARRNKGLLEKSQEKEGEEEEETKSRGTDLGAAVDSKKSPLDTVESNSSSTPNLCLTRISTEDKQTGRETALPISFTAEEMDKYRLLQEQAREHMQKVLEQTQESADLHTETNYTHTAQTENCGTLEERYTPAPLHNLSQTQTRSLHTDTMQTQAQHPLQVSLPLPRVTPQETFTQPMALGVPNLPPLSSLHHIILQHAALSMPPXSSSSPTSSTSPSIHPHPAQLPHPLPPLHPSLPHHLHLSPFSISSLFPSILLSHHPFPLLPQSSAFHATPLAPLSQVALQPLNPQSFMERAWPVRFQQKAL